From one Eucalyptus grandis isolate ANBG69807.140 chromosome 9, ASM1654582v1, whole genome shotgun sequence genomic stretch:
- the LOC104419336 gene encoding AAA-ATPase ASD, mitochondrial, whose translation MKIDQPIKTANSGGGGNAFAHLGSVVAGMMFAWAILQQFLPPDLRAYVTKYSQRFLRYVYPYIQITFNEYTGERLMRSEAYLAIENYLSSAATTQAKRLKGDLVKNNQSLVVSMDDHEEVSDKHNGVKLWWASGKKESRRRASSFHADGVDESGYYKLTFHKAQRDLILGPYLRHVLKQGKEIRFQNRQRKLYTNNNWYWTHVVFEHPANFKTLAMDPSEKQEIINDLITFSKNEEFYARIGRAWKRGYLLFGPPGTGKSTMIAAMANLLNYDIYDLELTAVKDNTSLRRLLIETSSKSIIVIEDIDCSLDLTGQRKKAAKVEEVKDGEASNQAKRAEKDPDGEKASRVTLSGLLNFIDGLWSSCGGERLLVFTTNHIEKLDPALIRKGRMDKHVELSYCRFEAFKVLAKNYLEIDTHPLFDHIGKLLNEVDLTPADVAEHLMPKSASNNVEVCLESLVEALEEAKTAKLKGEEGTEEVKTETKDLVFVSGSPEGD comes from the exons ATGAAGATCGATCAGCCAATTAAGACGGCGAACTCGGGAGGAGGGGGCAACGCGTTTGCTCACCTGGGGTCGGTGGTTGCGGGCATGATGTTCGCTTGGGCGATCCTGCAGCAGTTCCTGCCGCCTGACCTCCGGGCCTACGTCACGAAGTACTCGCAGCGCTTCTTACGCTACGTGTACCCCTATATACAGATCACCTTCAACGAGTACACGGGGGAGCGGCTCATGCGCAGCGAGGCCTACTTGGCCATCGAGAACTACCTCAGCTCAGCAGCCACCACGCAGGCCAAGCGGCTCAAGGGCGACCTGGTCAAGAACAACCAGTCCCTGGTGGTGAGCATGGACGACCATGAGGAGGTCTCCGACAAGCACAACGGCGTTAAGCTCTGGTGGGCTTCTGGCAAAAAAGAATCGAGGAGGCGGGCATCGTCTTTCCACGCCGATGGGGTCGATGAGAGCGG GTATTACAAGCTGACCTTCCACAAGGCGCAAAGGGACCTCATCCTCGGGCCATACCTGAGGCATGTCCTGAAACAGGGCAAGGAGATCAGGTTCCAGAACCGGCAGCGGAAGCTCTACACGAACAACAACTGGTACTGGACCCACGTCGTGTTCGAGCACCCGGCTAATTTCAAAACCCTTGCCATGGACCCCAGCGAGAAGCAAGAGATCATCAACGACCTCATCACCTTCAGCAAGAACGAGGAGTTCTATGCACGAATCGGCAGGGCCTGGAAGCGTGGGTACCTGCTGTTCGGCCCCCCCGGGACCGGCAAGTCGACGATGATCGCCGCGATGGCGAACCTCCTGAACTACGACATCTACGACCTCGAGCTCACTGCGGTGAAGGACAACACGTCGCTGAGGAGGCTCCTGATCGAGACGTCGAGCAAGTCGATCATCGTGATCGAGGACATTGACTGCTCGCTGGACCTGACGGGCCAGAGGAAGAAGGCGGCAAAAGTGGAGGAGGTGAAGGATGGCGAGGCGAGTAACCAGGCGAAGCGGGCAGAGAAGGATCCGGACGGCGAGAAGGCGAGCAGGGTCACGCTCTCGGGGCTCCTGAACTTCATCGACGGCCTGTGGTCGTCGTGCGGCGGAGAGAGGCTGCTCGTCTTCACGACGAACCACATCGAGAAGCTCGACCCGGCGCTGATAAGGAAGGGCCGGATGGACAAGCACGTGGAGCTGTCGTATTGCCGGTTCGAGGCGTTCAAGGTCCTGGCCAAGAACTACCTGGAAATCGACACCCACCCCCTGTTCGACCATATCGGGAAGCTGTTGAACGAGGTCGACCTGACGCCCGCCGACGTGGCCGAGCACCTGATGCCCAAGAGCGCCTCCAACAACGTCGAGGTTTGCTTGGAGAGCCTGGTCGAAGCACTTGAGGAGGCAAAGACGGCGAAGTTGAAGGGTGAAGAGGGCACGGAGGAAGTGAAGACGGAAACAAAAGATCTGGTGTTTGTGTCGGGGTCGCCGGAGGGCGACTAA